The following proteins are encoded in a genomic region of Gossypium hirsutum isolate 1008001.06 chromosome D05, Gossypium_hirsutum_v2.1, whole genome shotgun sequence:
- the LOC107906067 gene encoding LOW QUALITY PROTEIN: dormancy-associated protein homolog 4 (The sequence of the model RefSeq protein was modified relative to this genomic sequence to represent the inferred CDS: inserted 1 base in 1 codon), whose protein sequence is MGFLDKLWDETLAGPMPETGLGXLRKYGSFSAASSSPATADTSQVMITRSITILKSNSGLKNLSMDPGSAPGSPSGSSNPGTPLSPGTPTGDFRRFTRRKSPAEALQSEEPRSPTVYDWIVMSALDR, encoded by the exons ATGGGTTTTCTAGACAAACTTTGGGACGAAACGCTTGCCGGGCCTATGCCAGAAACCGGCCTCG AACTACGAAAGTATGGTTCATTTTCAGCCGCATCATCATCGCCTGCTACCGCTGATACTAGTCAGGTTATGATAACTAGGAGCATTACGATTCTTAAGAGCAACTCTGGTTTGAAAAACCTATCTATGGACCCGGGTTCAGCTCCGGGTTCTCCTTCTGGGTCTAGCAATCCTGGGACACCTTTGTCAC CGGGGACACCGACTGGGGATTTTAGGAGATTCACGAGAAGGAAATCGCCGGCTGAAGCACTTCAATCGGAAGAACCTAGAAGTCCGACTGTTTACGATTG GATTGTGATGAGTGCTTTGGATCGTTGA
- the LOC107906068 gene encoding chaperone protein DnaJ isoform X2 has protein sequence MANEEEKNNDFYAVLGLNKECTQTELRTAYKKLALRWHPDRCSASANSKFVEEAKKKFQAIQQAYSVLSDANKRLLYDVGVYDSDDNENGMGDFLNEMTAMMSGENGEESFEELQELFEEMFQADIDSLDCSGQSPISCSASSSFASYGDSSGSNNRSSSEMSSGETMPENIDAQLIHIFLGADGTQGRHQATEKNQRRNHRRSRR, from the exons ATGGCAAATGAAGAAGAGAAAAACAATGATTTCTATGCTGTTTTGGGGTTGAATAAGGAATGCACTCAAACAGAGCTCAGGACTGCTTATAAGAAACTTGCCCTG AGATGGCACCCTGATCGTTGCTCTGCCTCGGCAAATTCCAAGTTTGTGGAAGAAGCCAAGAAGAAATTCCAGGCCATTCAACAAGCCTATTCTg TTCTGTCTGACGCAAACAAAAGGTTATTGTACGACGTAGGAGTTTATGACAGTGATGACAACGAAAAT GGCATGGGAGACTTTTTGAACGAAATGACTGCCATGATGTCCGGT GAAAACGGAGAAGAAAGCTTTGAGGAATTACAGGAATTGTTTGAAGAAATGTTCCAGGCTGACATTGATTCATTAGACTGTAGTGGTCAGTCACCAATATCTTGCTCTGCTTCATCTTCGTTTGCGTCGTACGGTGACAGTTCGGGCTCCAACAACCGGAGTTCCTCCGAAATGAGTTCAGGGGAGACTATGCCGGAAAACATCGATGCACAACTTATTCATATCTTTCTGGGG GCAGATGGAACACAAGGAAGACATCAGGCAACGGAAAAGAACCAGAGGAGGAACCATCGGAGGAGCCGGCGGTAG
- the LOC107906064 gene encoding trihelix transcription factor ASIL2, whose product MEEDEEIPSQPSNAAAGSPSPSPSSLSPSSNGRITVTVAAAPPSEPPPPEESQLHEKTIVLALPPPQQTKNSGGGGGREDCWSEDATGVLIDAWGERYLELSRGNLKQKHWKEVADIVSSREDYRKTPKTDIQCKNRIDTVKKKYKLEKAKIAAGGGPSKWVFFDKLDQLIGPTAKTAVNVATAADGGSGGSTGLLSKVPMGIPVGIRSSLNPLRVSQLHEKQQQQQQKQPRMVALKDQNKMQIRKRAQMDTDSEEEEADSMDSLPPPMTGKRARRVVDKGVSSGGKGRKWGNSVRDLTQAILRFGEAYEQAETAKLQQVVEMEKQRMKLAKELELQRMQFFMKTQLEISQLKHGRRSGGIGNSSNHHTKINNSNNNNDNNNISGNSNKCTLLLIVPGIMPRLFHLIIKCFLELQKNNSINVATAADGGSGGSTGLLSKVPMGIPVGIRSSLNPLRVSQLHEKQQQQQQKQPRMVALKDQNKMQIRKRAQMDTDSEEEEADSMDSLPPPMTGKRARRVVDKGVSSGGKGRKWGNSVRDLTQAILRFGEAYEQAETAKLQQVVEMEKQRMKLAKELELQRMQFFMKTQLEISQLKHGRRSGGIGNSSNHHTKINNSNNNNDNNNISGNSN is encoded by the exons ATGGAGGAAGACGAAGAGATCCCGTCCCAGCCCTCGAATGCTGCTGCCGGATCTCCATCTCCATCTCCGTCCTCCCTATCACCTTCATCAAACGGTCGAATAACGGTAACGGTAGCCGCCGCGCCTCCTTCTGAACCACCACCTCCGGAAGAGTCGCAGTTACATGAGAAGACGATCGTACTGGCGCTTCCGCCGCCGCAACAGACCAAGAACAGCGGCGGTGGAGGCGGGAGAGAAGACTGCTGGAGCGAAGACGCGACAGGGGTTTTGATCGACGCGTGGGGAGAGAGGTATTTGGAGCTGAGCCGTGGGAACTTAAAGCAAAAGCACTGGAAAGAAGTGGCGGATATTGTGAGTAGCAGAGAGGACTATAGGAAGACCCCGAAAACGGATATTCAGTGCAAGAACCGGATCGACACTGTTAAGAAGAAGTATAAGTTAGAGAAAGCTAAGATTGCAGCTGGAGGTGGGCCGAGTAAGTGGGTCTTTTTCGATAAGTTGGATCAACTTATTGGTCCCACGGCGAAGACTGCTGTTAATGTTGCGACGGCCGCTGATGGTGGCAGTGGTGGAAGCACTGGGTTGTTGTCTAAAGTGCCTATGGGGATTCCTGTTGGGATCCGGTCCAGTTTGAACCCGCTTCGAGTTTCCCAGCTTCACGAAaagcagcaacaacaacaacaaaagcaACCCAGGATGGTTGCATTAAAGGATCAGAATAAGATGCAAATTAGGAAACGGGCTCAGATGGATACGGACTCTGAGGAGGAGGAAGCGGATTCAATGGATAGTCTACCGCCACCTATGACGGGGAAGAGGGCAAGGAGGGTGGTTGATAAGGGTGTGAGTTCAGGAGGGAAAGGAAGGAAATGGGGGAATTCGGTTAGAGATTTGACTCAGGCGATATTGAGATTTGGGGAAGCTTATGAGCAGGCGGAGACTGCGAAGCTGCAACAGGTGGTGGAAATGGAGAAGCAGAGAATGAAGCTTGCAAAGGAGCTGGAATTGCAGAGGATGCAGTTTTTCATGAAGACACAGCTGGAGATTTCACAGTTGAAGCATGGTAGAAGGAGTGGTGGAATTGGGAATTCTAGTAATCACCACACTAAAATTAATAATAGCAACAATAATAACGACAACAATAACATTAGTGGTAATAGTAAC AAATGTACCTTACTTCTAATTGTCCCAGGAATAATGCCAAGACTGTTTCATTTGATCATAAAGTGTTTTCTTGAACTGCAGAAAAACAACTCCATTAATGTTGCGACGGCCGCTGATGGTGGCAGTGGTGGAAGCACTGGGTTGTTGTCTAAAGTGCCTATGGGGATTCCTGTTGGGATCCGGTCCAGTTTGAACCCGCTTCGAGTTTCCCAGCTTCACGAAaagcagcaacaacaacaacaaaagcaACCCAGGATGGTTGCATTAAAGGATCAGAATAAGATGCAAATTAGGAAACGGGCTCAGATGGATACGGACTCTGAGGAGGAGGAAGCGGATTCAATGGATAGTCTACCGCCACCTATGACGGGGAAGAGGGCAAGGAGGGTGGTTGATAAGGGTGTGAGTTCAGGAGGGAAAGGAAGGAAATGGGGGAATTCGGTTAGAGATTTGACTCAGGCGATATTGAGATTTGGGGAAGCTTATGAGCAGGCGGAGACTGCGAAGCTGCAACAGGTGGTGGAAATGGAGAAGCAGAGAATGAAGCTTGCAAAGGAGCTGGAATTGCAGAGGATGCAGTTTTTCATGAAGACACAGCTGGAGATTTCACAGTTGAAGCATGGTAGAAGGAGTGGTGGAATTGGGAATTCTAGTAATCACCACACTAAAATTAATAATAGCAACAATAATAACGACAACAATAACATTAGTGGTAATAGTAACTAA
- the LOC107906068 gene encoding chaperone protein DnaJ isoform X1 → MANEEEKNNDFYAVLGLNKECTQTELRTAYKKLALRWHPDRCSASANSKFVEEAKKKFQAIQQAYSVLSDANKRLLYDVGVYDSDDNENGMGDFLNEMTAMMSGENGEESFEELQELFEEMFQADIDSLDCSGQSPISCSASSSFASYGDSSGSNNRSSSEMSSGETMPENIDAQLIHIFLGMEHKEDIRQRKRTRGGTIGGAGGSRRRNGQKQKFSSGHDDSSNYHGISAS, encoded by the exons ATGGCAAATGAAGAAGAGAAAAACAATGATTTCTATGCTGTTTTGGGGTTGAATAAGGAATGCACTCAAACAGAGCTCAGGACTGCTTATAAGAAACTTGCCCTG AGATGGCACCCTGATCGTTGCTCTGCCTCGGCAAATTCCAAGTTTGTGGAAGAAGCCAAGAAGAAATTCCAGGCCATTCAACAAGCCTATTCTg TTCTGTCTGACGCAAACAAAAGGTTATTGTACGACGTAGGAGTTTATGACAGTGATGACAACGAAAAT GGCATGGGAGACTTTTTGAACGAAATGACTGCCATGATGTCCGGT GAAAACGGAGAAGAAAGCTTTGAGGAATTACAGGAATTGTTTGAAGAAATGTTCCAGGCTGACATTGATTCATTAGACTGTAGTGGTCAGTCACCAATATCTTGCTCTGCTTCATCTTCGTTTGCGTCGTACGGTGACAGTTCGGGCTCCAACAACCGGAGTTCCTCCGAAATGAGTTCAGGGGAGACTATGCCGGAAAACATCGATGCACAACTTATTCATATCTTTCTGGGG ATGGAACACAAGGAAGACATCAGGCAACGGAAAAGAACCAGAGGAGGAACCATCGGAGGAGCCGGCGGTAGTAGACGGAGAAATGGACAGAAGCAAAAGTTTTCCTCTGGCCATGATGATTCTTCCAACTATCACGGCATTTCTGCTTCATGA